The Branchiostoma floridae strain S238N-H82 chromosome 17, Bfl_VNyyK, whole genome shotgun sequence genome has a window encoding:
- the LOC118405114 gene encoding fibronectin-like, with amino-acid sequence MSDCYLKRKLSSAGQKVPSSGGNMYDRISDPPLDVSFVLVTEKSLTITWNTPRPTPTFYDVTYTKCDDVETKTLPGDVTSLTVDGLRRSTEYGFTVVAVGERGISEPAHVTQATLPPVPSSGGFCSMESPVRVDNITLEYVGCPHWWHNHQELPYHGVTSDVMTVEFCAEHCRKGGYRYAGVFFTVPILLKNKTKQNKK; translated from the exons ATGTCTGACTGCTACCTAAAAAGAAAGCTCAGCTCAGCCGGGCAGAAAGTTCCTTCGTCAGGCGGCAACATGTACGATCGGATCTCAG ACCCCCCTCTTGATGTGAGTTTTGTTCTTGTGACTGAGAAGAGTCTTACCATCACGTGGAACACTCCGAGGCCTACCCCAACTTTCTACGACGTCACCTACACAAAATGTGATGACGTCGAGACCAAGACGTTGCCGGGAGACGTCACGAGTTTGACCGTAGACGGACTACGACGCTCGACGGAGTACGGGTTCACTGTTGTCGCGGTTGGGGAGAGAGGCATCAGCGAGCCTGCACATGTGACACAGGCAACCTTACCGCCAGTGCCTTCCTCTGGAGGGTTTTGTAGCATGGAATCACCCGTAAGGG TGGACAACATCACCCTAGAGTACGTTGGGTGCCCTCACTGGTGGCACAACCACCAGGAACTTCCCTACCATGGGGTGACGTCCGACGTGATGACTGTGGAGTTCTGTGCAGAACACTGCAGAAAGGGAGGATACCGCTATGCAGGTGTGTTTTTCACAGTGCCCattcttttgaaaaacaaaacaaaacaaaacaaaaaataa
- the LOC118405041 gene encoding uncharacterized protein LOC118405041: MLSFGYFGDNDAACEQACAQQPLCMTYTLKLTTYADASVAGNCYGWNAPSLSDGSDVISGVKVDCPSESQVSEVDCPCMKNITQPTGTITSPGYPDGYSGRHDCGWLVHAKKGFIIELTFEPPFQVGSTSSLTTTATRTDRVEVYDGSRSTAPPLGRFSGGHPPPRMHTTGSDVFIRFVSTGSTTSLAGFTAKFRWVGLPVRSGGIMAGPYRGVGLSSRWVPDSDVTASSETPGYEAAQARLHNRVSISESRGWRPTSDNVGEWVKVTFPTKRVILGISTQGISGSTDCWIASYHVRYQYHGTMRTVLRTYLRRTEDPDFRGNFDADTVVTNMFSQPIVTDNVQVFPRSMVNHICLRFELLEPIPDSSTSINVVELSNGALCETGGGQECTELIDGLLGSVPGLWSPSGSNDHFRVVLSQRYIIHRVRIMQGNNPAARIATLKFTFSENGLSSTHRSEAQLEQRSDSNVAAMLWDDVTFPPDDVTLPLRTRFISVQVLAMHAGDIVQARITEFEIYTVPQEHETFCPPGWISKGSSCYFLSYEASIEPPDQLCSNLRPMPGVHPRLAELNSIEERSFLSGYATKIMEKTSVGADLDIVQVRGGCLATIQDSFIPHVHCSPFGRPYICEFNYKYDALPKSCREALDLARILGNYARYGIYQIRVKNRVLSVYCDMNRDGGGWTLLVTASTREGWEGHVMERHVGYPSVGHDYSILGFGDMIKDSFPGNKFHYRVEAGEKRHWGGVWEAPKHYSLVHSNPHQTDINILRRYGPWMYGTGSLGHRLPWVPNSPASPALLTTSTLADGNIPWGTLVAREPRTEDKNITNMIAEELSTQDMTVRYWIREQADIDELDCQEGYSRWGNGESCYRFISSRAPYGEKCTSYAWPRSKQRQDHIAWKIHGTRPAESFWIDSDTLTQTDNSNGPWLPEFPDSTLTENVCPYADHTKGYGWATTDCRFDTKSSLCEEGCKQIRSSGVSALTVAVTWSSTFTFYVKAPINGTEAWKLFVWTDEFPERYRIRKEGEEIHLARHSGGAVLNNNNTAPYNVFHHEDEYHKFWVRLANGKLSVGRGGELNPLVELEDPTPLQGPPWYISIKNVDEYQTDWKFCDLDPGYCTGENCKRSYREDCTDGTSYYTCPRNEPDSIGARPGPGLEM; this comes from the exons ATGTTATCTTTCGGCTATTTCGGAGATAATGATGCTGCATGTGAGCAGGCATGTGCGCAGCAACCACTATGCATGACGTACACGCTCAAGCTGACCACGTACGCGGACGCTAGCGTTGCGGGGAACTGTTACGGGTGGAATGCGCCGTCACTGTCTGATGGCTCCGACGTCATCAGTGGGGTCAAGGTCGACTGTCCATCGGAAAGTCAAG TGTCTGAGGTGGACTGTCCCTGTATGAAGAATATCACCCAGCCCACTGGCACCATCACGTCGCCCGGCTACCCTGACGGTTACAGTGGACGGCACGACTGTGGATGGCTGGTTCACGCCAAAAAGGGCTTCATCATTGAACTCACATTCGAGCCCCCTTTCCAAGTGGGATCAACGA GTTCATTGACAACTACAGCAACTAGAACAGATCGAGTAGAGGTCTATGATGGTTCGCGCTCTACCGCGCCTCCACTTGGGAGGTTTTCTGGGGGCCATCCACCTCCCAGGATGCACACTACAGGAAGTGACGTCTTCATCCGGTTTGTAAGCACTGGATCAACCACCAGTTTGGCAGGCTTCACAGCTAAGTTTAGATGGGTTG GGTTACCAGTCCGCAGTGGCGGTATCATGGCCGGACCGTACCGGGGTGTTGGGCTGTCAAGCAGATGGGTTCCTGATAGTGACGTCACCGCCTCAAGTGAAACACCTGGGTACGAAGCCGCTCAAGCTCGCCTGCATAATAGG GTTTCTATATCAGAAAGCCGTGGCTGGCGACCTACAAGTGACAATGTTGGGGAGTGGGTGAAAGTCACTTTCCCTACCAAACGTGTCATCTTGGGGATTTCTACCCAAGGGATCAGTGGCTCCACTGACTGTTGGATAGCATCATACCACGTGCGTTACCAGTACCATGGTACGATGCGCACCGTCTTAAGGACATACCTGCGTAGAACGGAAGACCCT GACTTTCGTGGAAACTTTGACGCAGACACTGTTGTCACTAACATGTTCAGTCAACCCATCGTGACAGACAACGTACAAGTATTTCCCCGGTCCATGGTCAACCACATCTGTCTACGGTTTGAGCTACTGGAACCAATACCAG ACTCTTCCACCTCCATAAATGTGGTGGAGCTGTCTAACGGTGCTCTATGTGAGACCGGAGGGGGGCAGGAATGTACAGAACTCATCGACGGGCTGTTAGGCTCAGTACCCGGCCTGTGGAGTCCTTCCGGTAGCAACGATCACTTCCGGGTCGTGCTCAGTCAGAGGTATATCATTCACAG GGTCCGCATCATGCAAGGGAACAATCCGGCAGCCAGGATTGCTACATTGAAGTTCACCTTCTCTGAAAACGGACTAAGCTCAACTCAT cgATCGGAAGCGCAACTTGAACAAAGAAGTGACAGCAACGTGGCCGCCATGTTGTGGGATGACGTCACATTCCCACCGGATGACGTCACCCTCCCACTTCGAACGCGTTTCATATCGGTGCAAGTTCTCGCCATGCATGCGGGAGACATCGTTCAAGCCAGGATCACTGAGTTCGAGATCTATACTGTACCACAGGAGCATGAAA CATTTTGTCCTCCTGGGTGGATTTCCAAGGGTTCCTCTTGTTACTTTTTGAGCTATGAAGCGAGCATAGAACCCCCAGATCAACTGTGTTCAAACTTGCGTCCCATGCCGGGAGTTCACCCCCGTCTTGCTGAACTCAACTCTATAGAAGAGAGGTCGTTTCTGTCCGGCTATGCGACAAAGATCAtggaaaagacaagtgttggagcG GACCTAGACATAGTGCAAGTTCGAGGGGGTTGCTTAGCAACAATACAAGATTCTTTCATACCACATGTACATTGCTCTCCTTTCGGAAGACCTTACATTTGTGAGTTCAACTACAAAT ACGACGCCTTGCCGAAGTCTTGCCGTGAAGCCCTGGATTTGGCCCGTATACTCGGCAATTATGCCCGATACGGGATCTATCAGATACGGGTGAAGAACAGGGTGCTGAGCGTATACTGCGACATGAACAGGGACGGGGGAGGCTGGACACTTCTCGTAACAGCCAGTACGAGGGAAGGCTGGGAAGGTCACGTGATGGAACGCCATGTTGGATATCCTTCAGTCGGCCATGACTACTCCATCCTTGGTTTTGGGGACATGATCAAGGACTCCTTCCCTGGGAACAAGTTTCAT TACCGTGTCGAGGCAGGAGAGAAAAGACATTGGGGTGGTGTTTGGGAGGCGCCGAAGCACTACTCGTTAGTTCACAGCAACCCTCATCAGACAGATATAAACATCCTCAGGCGTTACGGACCGTGGATGTACGGGACTGGGTCACTCGGACACCGCCTGCCATGGGTTCCAAACTCCCCC GCCTCTCCTGCCCTGTTGACAACATCGACCCTAGCGGATGGAAACATTCCCTGGGGAACCCTGGTAGCGAGGGAGCCCCGAACAGAAGATAAGAACATCACGAACATGATAGCAGAGGAGCTGTCGACACAAGACATGACGGTCCGGTACTGGATTCGTGAGCAGGCTGATATTG ATGAGTTGGATTGCCAAGAGGGCTATTCGAGATGGGGCAATGGAGAGAGTTGCTACAGATTCATAAGCTCGAGGGCACCATATGGTGAAAAGTGTACCTCTTACGCCTGGCCACGGTCTAAGCAGCGACAG GACCACATTGCCTGGAAGATACACGGCACGCGTCCTGCTGAGTCGTTCTGGATTGACAGCGACACACTGACTCAAACAGACAACAGCAATGGACCCTGGCTGCCCGAGTTCCCAGATTCGACCCTTACGGAGAATGTCTGTCCCTATGCTGATCACACGAAGGGCTATGGATGGGCAACAACTGACTGTAGATTCGATACAAAGTCTTCGCTTTGTGAAGAAG GTTGCAAACAAATAAGAAGTTCTGGGGTTTCGGCGTTGACAGTGGCCGTAACCTGGTCCAGCACatttacattttatgtcaaagcGCCGATAAATGGCACAGAAGCGTGGAAATTATTTGTCTGGACGGACGAATTTCCAGAAAGGTACCGAATACGCAAGGAAGGGGAAGAAATCCATCTGGCCAGACATTCAGGGGGTGCCGTCCTGaataacaacaatacagctccaTACAACGTTTTTCACCACGAGGATGAATACCATAAATTTTGGGTTCGACTGGCCAATGGAAAACTGTCAGTTGGAAGAGGTGGAGAGTTGAATCCCTTGGTAGAGCTTGAAGACCCGACGCCCTTACAGGGGCCTCCGTGGTACATATCCATCAAAAACGTTGATGAATACCAAACCGATTGGAAATTCTGTGATCTAG